In Vicugna pacos chromosome 1, VicPac4, whole genome shotgun sequence, a single window of DNA contains:
- the TMPRSS2 gene encoding LOW QUALITY PROTEIN: transmembrane protease serine 2 (The sequence of the model RefSeq protein was modified relative to this genomic sequence to represent the inferred CDS: deleted 1 base in 1 codon), protein MALNSGSPPGVGPYYENHGYQPESFCPLRPSAAPSAYMVYPAQYYPPAVPQYTPRVQTHTSTPVIRMQPKPPSETVCTSKTKKVLCVTLGLGAVLVGAVLAAVLLWKFKESKCSASGMECGSSGTCISPSQWCDGILHCPGGEDENQCVRLYGPNFILQVYSPQRDSWHPVCQDDWSESFGRAMCQDLGYGNSFYSSQGVADDSGATSFMKLNISANNIDLYKKLYHSDVCSSKRVVSLRCIECGVSEKTSRQSRIVGGSSANLGDWPWQVSLHVQGIHVCGGSIITPEWIVTAAHCVERPLNNAKIWTAFAGILSQSLMIYGNGYQIAKVISHPNYDSKTKNNDIALMKLQTPLTFNDRVKPVCLPNPGMMLETTQSCWISGWGATYEKGKTSDVLNAVMVHLIEPWKCNSKYVYNNLITSAMICAGYLQGGVDSCQGDSGGPLVTLKNSVWWLLGDTSWGSGCAKAYRPGVYGNVTVFTDWIYRQMRANS, encoded by the exons GGATCACCACCAGGAGTCGGACCTTACTATGAAAACCATGGGTACCAACCCGAAAGCTTCTGTCCTCTGAGGCCCTCTGCGGCCCCCAGCGCCTACATGGTGTATCCGGCTCAGTATTACCCGCCTGCGGTGCCCCAGTACACCCCGAGGGTTCAGACGCACACTTCGACACCCGTCATCCGCATGCAGCCCAAACCTCCGTCGGAGACAGTGTGCACCTCAA AGACTAAGAAAGTGCTGTGCGTCACCCTTGGCCTGGGGGCCGTCCTAGTGGGAGCAGTGCTGGCTGCCGTCCTGCTCTGGAAGTTCA AGGAGAGCAAGTGCTCGGCGTCCGGGATGGAGTGCGGCTCGTCAGGGACCTGCATCAGCCCCTCTCAGTGGTGCGACGGCATCCTGCACTGCCCCGGCGGCGAGGACGAGAACCAGTGTG TGCGCCTCTACGGACCCAACTTCATCCTTCAGGTCTACTCACCTCAGAGGGATTCCTGGCACCCCGTGTGTCAGGACGACTGGAGTGAGAGCTTCGGGAGGGCCATGTGCCAGGACCTGGGCTACGG GAATAGTTTTTATTCTAGCCAAGGAGTAGCGGATGACAGCGGGGCCACAAGCTTTATGAAGCTGAACATCAGTGCCAACAACATCGATCTCTATAAAAAGCTGTACCACAG TGATGTCTGTTCTTCAAAAAGAGTGGTTTCTTTGCGCTGTATAG AGTGCGGGGTCTCCGAGAAGACGAGCCGCCAGAGCCGGATCGTGGGCGGCTCGAGCGCCAACCTGGGGGACTGGCCCTGGCAGGTCAGCCTGCACGTGCAGGGCATCCACGTCTGCGGAGGCTCCATCATCACCCCCGAGTGGATCGTGACTGCCGCCCACTGCGTGGAGCG GCCTCTTAACAATGCCAAGATTTGGACGGCCTTTGCAGGAATTTTGAGTCAATCTCTCATGATCTATGGAAATGGATATCAAATAGCAAAAGTGATTTCCCACCCAAATTATGATTCCAAGACCAAGAACAATGACATTGCTCTTATGAAGCTGCAGACACCTCTGACTTTTAACG ACAGAGTGAAGCCGGTGTGTCTGCCCAACCCGGGTATGATGCTGGAGACGACACAGTCCTGCTGGATTTCCGGGTGGGGGGCCACCTACGAGAAAG GGAAAACCTCAGACGTGCTGAACGCCGTCATGGTCCACCTCATTGAGCCCTGGAAATGCAACAGCAAATATGTGTACAACAACCTGATCACATCGGCCATGATCTGTGCG GGGTACCTGCAGGGAGGCGTCGACTCCTGCCAG GGTGACAGTGGAGGTCCTCTGGTCACTCTGAAGAACAGCGTCTGGTGGCTGCTTGGGGACACAAGCTGGGGGTCTGGCTGTGCCAAGGCTTACAGACCTGGAGTGTACGGAAACGTGACAGTGTTTACAGACTGGATTTATCGACAAATGCGG GCCAACAGCTGA